A window of the Streptomyces sp. JB150 genome harbors these coding sequences:
- a CDS encoding M23 family metallopeptidase produces the protein MPVSRRHETCRRLSCPRTAGYSRRTALAAPVVEAKEKLVNDRHPSGSMTTPAPASDAASAHYASYGTQEAPYGDFTTYGGYPATDFDTGGHPTASSATTFQADPLFGDMTGGHDTGAYDSSQWSTGSHETLNQDPYAAQHHAAYDTGAYDATTWSTGYQQLAGIPHQTAAPDTSGQWDAGAWLQPEQSGGPADQTQQWEWGTQHFDTGAYDATQWNTAGGDSEQQQATATFDQVTYEESTAYEDASGYDESTSYEDPSGYDDPAGYDDPAGYDGGASYDENGQTVLPEDGLAATGELPAVGLLDGQEEVTSEPVSRAASRGGSRSRRRTPAKRSALLTVAVPSACVMGVAGIAAASVGTFGAEDAQETSTTAADAQPVKPATANNKLDTQLESLSAEADDFADRASRTQERIDLKAQQEAERRRAAEEAARKERLRPKFALPVAQHGLSAYYGQSGINWMSLHTGIDFPVSYGSTVMAATDGTVRTEWNSAYGNMMIVTAKDGTETWYCHLSSYRVASGTTVKAGDPIAFSGNSGNSTGPHLHFEVRPGGGAAIDPLSWLRSHGLDPS, from the coding sequence ATGCCCGTTTCCCGTAGGCACGAAACCTGCAGAAGATTGTCGTGCCCGCGTACCGCCGGGTACAGTCGCCGCACTGCTCTGGCAGCCCCTGTTGTCGAGGCGAAAGAGAAGTTGGTGAACGACCGTCACCCGTCGGGGAGCATGACCACCCCGGCTCCGGCTTCCGACGCCGCCTCGGCGCACTACGCGTCGTACGGCACCCAGGAAGCCCCTTACGGGGACTTCACCACATACGGCGGCTATCCAGCCACCGATTTCGACACCGGCGGCCACCCCACCGCCTCCTCCGCCACCACCTTCCAGGCGGACCCCCTCTTCGGCGACATGACCGGCGGCCACGACACGGGCGCGTACGACAGCTCCCAGTGGTCCACCGGCAGTCACGAGACCCTGAACCAAGACCCGTACGCGGCCCAGCACCACGCCGCCTACGACACCGGCGCCTACGACGCCACCACCTGGTCCACCGGCTACCAGCAGCTCGCCGGCATTCCGCACCAGACCGCCGCGCCCGACACCAGCGGCCAGTGGGACGCGGGCGCCTGGCTCCAGCCCGAGCAGTCCGGCGGCCCCGCCGACCAGACACAGCAGTGGGAGTGGGGCACGCAGCACTTCGACACCGGCGCGTACGACGCCACCCAGTGGAACACCGCCGGCGGCGACAGCGAGCAGCAGCAGGCCACCGCCACCTTCGACCAGGTGACGTACGAGGAGTCCACCGCCTACGAGGACGCCTCCGGCTACGACGAGTCCACGTCGTACGAGGACCCCTCCGGCTACGACGACCCGGCCGGTTACGACGACCCGGCCGGTTACGACGGCGGGGCCTCCTACGACGAGAACGGGCAAACCGTCCTGCCGGAGGACGGTCTGGCCGCCACCGGTGAACTCCCCGCCGTCGGCCTGCTCGACGGACAGGAGGAGGTCACTTCCGAGCCCGTCTCGCGCGCGGCCTCCCGCGGCGGCTCGCGTTCCCGCCGCCGTACGCCCGCCAAGCGCTCCGCTCTGCTGACCGTGGCCGTTCCCTCGGCGTGCGTCATGGGCGTCGCGGGCATCGCCGCCGCCTCCGTCGGCACGTTCGGCGCCGAGGACGCGCAGGAGACCTCGACGACCGCGGCCGACGCCCAGCCGGTGAAGCCGGCCACCGCCAACAACAAGCTGGACACCCAGCTGGAGAGCCTGTCCGCCGAGGCGGACGACTTCGCCGACCGGGCCAGCCGCACCCAGGAGCGCATCGACCTCAAGGCGCAGCAGGAGGCCGAGCGCAGGCGGGCCGCCGAGGAGGCCGCCCGCAAGGAGCGGCTCCGTCCGAAGTTCGCCCTCCCGGTCGCCCAGCACGGACTCAGCGCCTACTACGGCCAGTCCGGCATCAACTGGATGTCGCTGCACACCGGCATCGACTTCCCCGTCTCGTACGGCTCGACCGTGATGGCCGCGACCGACGGCACCGTCCGCACGGAGTGGAACAGCGCCTACGGCAACATGATGATCGTGACCGCGAAGGACGGCACGGAGACCTGGTACTGCCATCTCTCCAGCTACCGCGTGGCCTCCGGTACGACCGTCAAGGCCGGCGACCCGATCGCGTTCTCCGGGAACTCCGGCAACTCCACCGGCCCGCACCTGCACTTCGAGGTCCGGCCGGGCGGCGGCGCGGCCATCGACCCGCTGTCCTGGCTGCGCAGCCACGGGCTGGACCCGTCCTGA
- a CDS encoding SWIM zinc finger family protein produces MTQQGVRWTADQVLALAPDPASREAGGRLGAAGPWSGTGTDEGMVWGLCKGSGSTPYRTAVEVADASGPAYACSCPSPKSPCKHALGLMLLWSAGEVPQAPGRTPDWAAAWSAGRRERAAHRRTADAGGSSPDVTDAAGPGAARRRAERRAQRITAGATELEQRLADLLRGGLAAAEEAGYGLWEETAARMVDAQAPGLASRVRELGAIPASGPGWPVRLLEECALLHLLDQGWLRRERLPDGLAATVRSRVGLTAPADGPPVRDSWLVLAQYDVADTRLTTRRIWLYGTRSHRTTLLLSYGAAGRAPDLALPVGLALEAEVSAYPGAGRLRGALGERFTAPEPTATRPPGVTTSEAAARYGEALRDDPWLDAVPVTLERVVPIPDGDSWQLADAHEDTALPLTPSARSRPGLWRLVALSGGAPVTVFGECGHQGFTPLTAWPQGAGEAVPLS; encoded by the coding sequence ATGACTCAGCAGGGGGTGCGCTGGACGGCGGACCAGGTGCTGGCACTGGCACCTGATCCGGCGTCACGCGAAGCGGGCGGCAGGCTCGGGGCGGCCGGGCCGTGGTCCGGGACGGGGACGGACGAGGGAATGGTGTGGGGGCTGTGCAAGGGGAGCGGGAGCACGCCGTACCGGACGGCCGTGGAGGTCGCGGACGCGTCCGGTCCCGCGTACGCGTGCAGTTGTCCGAGCCCGAAGTCCCCCTGCAAGCACGCGCTGGGGCTGATGCTGCTGTGGTCCGCCGGAGAGGTCCCGCAGGCGCCGGGGCGGACACCGGACTGGGCCGCGGCGTGGTCGGCGGGGCGAAGAGAGCGTGCGGCGCACCGGCGCACGGCGGACGCCGGCGGCTCCTCGCCCGACGTGACCGACGCGGCCGGTCCGGGGGCGGCGCGGCGGCGGGCGGAGCGCCGGGCCCAGCGGATCACCGCGGGGGCCACGGAACTGGAACAGCGGCTGGCGGACCTGCTGCGCGGCGGCCTGGCCGCGGCCGAGGAGGCGGGGTACGGCCTGTGGGAGGAGACGGCGGCCCGGATGGTCGACGCCCAGGCCCCAGGGCTCGCCTCGCGCGTGCGGGAACTGGGGGCGATCCCGGCGTCCGGTCCCGGCTGGCCGGTGCGGCTGCTGGAGGAGTGCGCGCTGCTGCACCTCCTCGACCAGGGCTGGCTGCGCCGTGAGCGCCTGCCGGACGGACTGGCGGCGACGGTCCGCTCCCGGGTCGGCCTCACCGCCCCGGCCGACGGCCCGCCGGTGCGCGACAGCTGGCTGGTCCTCGCCCAGTACGACGTGGCGGACACCCGTCTGACCACCCGCCGCATCTGGCTGTACGGGACGCGGTCGCACCGCACCACGCTGCTCCTGTCGTACGGCGCCGCCGGCCGCGCCCCCGACCTGGCGCTGCCGGTCGGGCTCGCCCTGGAGGCCGAGGTGTCCGCCTATCCGGGCGCCGGCCGGCTGCGGGGCGCCCTGGGCGAGCGGTTCACGGCACCCGAGCCGACGGCGACCCGCCCGCCGGGGGTGACGACCAGTGAGGCGGCGGCCCGGTACGGCGAGGCGCTGCGGGACGATCCGTGGCTGGACGCCGTCCCGGTGACCCTGGAACGGGTCGTGCCGATACCGGACGGCGACTCCTGGCAGCTGGCGGACGCGCACGAGGACACGGCCCTGCCGCTGACCCCCTCGGCCCGCTCCCGGCCGGGCCTGTGGCGCCTGGTCGCCCTCTCGGGCGGAGCCCCGGTGACGGTCTTCGGCGAGTGCGGCCACCAGGGCTTCACCCCGCTGACCGCCTGGCCGCAGGGGGCGGGCGAGGCGGTGCCGCTGTCGTGA
- a CDS encoding AAA family ATPase, which yields MPVSVEPSSVRPTESETGQSGEALRPHAEHAFADELAALAAQDDRPRPARWKLSPWAVATYLLGGTLPDGTVITPKYVGPRRIVEVAVSTLATDRALLLLGVPGTAKTWVSEHLAAAVSGDSTLLVQGTAGTPEEAIRYGWNYAQLLAHGPSRDALVPGPVMRAMAEGMTARVEELTRIPADVQDTLITILSEKTLPIPELGEEVQAVRGFNLIATANDRDRGVNDLSSALRRRFNTVVLPLPASVEAEVDIVARRVDQIGRSLDLPAVPDGIDEIRRVVTVFRELRDGVTADGRTKVKSPSGTLSTAEAISVVTGGLALAAHFGDGVLRPGDVAAGILGAVVRDPAADRVVWQEYLETVVRERDGWTDFYRACREVSA from the coding sequence GTGCCTGTGTCCGTGGAACCTTCATCCGTGCGACCGACCGAGAGCGAGACCGGCCAGAGCGGCGAGGCGTTGCGGCCGCACGCCGAGCACGCCTTCGCGGACGAACTGGCGGCGCTGGCGGCACAGGACGACCGTCCGCGCCCGGCCCGCTGGAAGCTGTCGCCGTGGGCCGTCGCGACGTACCTGCTCGGCGGCACCCTGCCGGACGGCACGGTGATCACACCGAAGTACGTGGGCCCGCGCCGCATCGTGGAGGTCGCCGTCTCCACGCTCGCCACCGACCGCGCCCTGCTCCTGCTCGGCGTGCCCGGCACCGCCAAGACCTGGGTGTCCGAGCATCTGGCGGCGGCGGTCAGCGGCGACTCCACCCTGCTGGTGCAGGGCACGGCCGGCACACCGGAGGAAGCGATCCGCTACGGCTGGAACTACGCGCAACTGCTCGCCCACGGCCCGAGCCGCGACGCGCTCGTCCCCGGCCCCGTCATGCGGGCCATGGCCGAGGGCATGACGGCCCGCGTCGAGGAGCTGACGCGTATCCCGGCCGACGTGCAGGACACCCTCATCACGATCCTGTCCGAGAAGACCCTGCCGATACCGGAGCTGGGCGAGGAGGTGCAGGCCGTCCGCGGCTTCAACCTGATCGCCACGGCCAACGACCGCGACCGCGGGGTCAACGACCTGTCCAGCGCCCTGCGCCGCCGCTTCAACACGGTGGTGCTGCCGCTGCCGGCAAGCGTCGAGGCCGAGGTCGACATCGTCGCCCGGCGCGTCGACCAGATCGGCCGCTCCCTCGACCTGCCGGCCGTGCCCGACGGCATCGACGAGATCCGCCGCGTCGTGACCGTCTTCCGTGAACTGCGCGACGGGGTCACCGCCGACGGCCGCACGAAGGTGAAGTCGCCGAGCGGCACGCTCTCCACCGCCGAGGCGATCTCCGTCGTCACGGGCGGTCTCGCGCTCGCCGCCCACTTCGGTGACGGCGTGCTGCGGCCCGGGGACGTCGCGGCGGGCATCCTCGGCGCCGTCGTCCGCGACCCGGCGGCCGACCGCGTCGTCTGGCAGGAGTACCTGGAGACGGTGGTGCGCGAACGCGACGGCTGGACCGATTTCTACCGGGCGTGCCGGGAGGTGAGCGCGTGA
- a CDS encoding alpha/beta fold hydrolase, with translation MKALRLIRELPPFLPLALPSLPLASLARPSLPLPPFCRRLLPGGLTDLSAALLKATALEVAILAGHLLLYPSGITQERRLPAAPPPDPETTPRLPAPSRPPVVLLHGFIDNRSVFVLLRRSLARHGGQRVESLNYSPLTCDIRTAAALLGRHIEEICERTGSARVDVVGHSLGGLIARYYVQRLGGDRRVRTLVTLGTPHAGTRVARLADAHPIVRQMRPGSEVIEELAAPAPGCRTHFVSFWSDLDHVMDPPEAARLDHPDLSARNIRVTGIGHLALPVHPAVASGIRQALDLAHRIGADATAHTDDVTVA, from the coding sequence ATGAAGGCCTTACGACTCATCAGAGAACTCCCGCCCTTCCTCCCCCTGGCCCTCCCTTCACTGCCCCTCGCCTCCCTGGCACGCCCTTCCCTGCCCCTCCCCCCGTTCTGCCGGCGTCTGCTCCCCGGCGGCCTGACCGACCTCTCCGCCGCTCTGCTGAAGGCGACCGCCCTGGAGGTCGCGATCCTCGCGGGGCACCTGCTCCTCTACCCGTCCGGCATCACCCAGGAGCGACGGCTCCCCGCCGCGCCCCCGCCGGACCCCGAGACGACACCCCGGCTCCCGGCACCGTCCCGCCCCCCGGTCGTCCTGCTGCACGGCTTCATCGACAACCGCTCCGTGTTCGTCCTGCTGCGCCGCAGCCTGGCGCGGCACGGCGGGCAGCGCGTCGAATCGCTCAACTACTCACCGCTGACCTGTGACATCCGCACCGCTGCCGCACTGCTCGGCCGGCACATCGAGGAGATCTGCGAGCGCACGGGCAGCGCGCGCGTGGACGTGGTGGGCCACAGCCTCGGCGGCCTGATCGCGCGGTACTACGTCCAGCGGCTCGGCGGCGACCGGCGGGTGCGCACCCTCGTCACGCTCGGCACCCCGCACGCCGGCACCCGGGTCGCACGGCTCGCCGACGCCCATCCGATCGTGCGGCAGATGCGCCCCGGCTCCGAGGTGATCGAGGAACTCGCCGCGCCCGCGCCCGGCTGCCGTACGCACTTCGTCAGTTTCTGGAGCGACCTCGACCATGTGATGGACCCGCCGGAGGCCGCACGCCTCGACCACCCGGACCTGTCCGCGCGGAACATACGGGTGACCGGGATCGGCCATCTCGCCCTGCCCGTCCACCCGGCCGTCGCGTCCGGGATACGGCAGGCCCTCGACCTGGCGCATCGAATCGGGGCGGACGCCACCGCGCACACCGACGACGTGACGGTGGCCTGA
- a CDS encoding DUF5691 domain-containing protein — MTRTSAPAQAPAPGVWEELVTAALLGTERRTPPGIAPGPQAPAALLDAAAVETVRRRAGLRPARAAERPKPAPEDPRPALPAAAARRLAMLLADRSAAAGGGRRGTAPDLMELLPQWLAMANARGFAAPPQALPALLDAARGRTDLRPAALAFAGPRALWLARLNPDWRFVLRSAPGGDAALPRPEETDRVRRLWQEGLFAERVALLAAIRAQDPAAARDLLSGTWPAERAEDRLMFLDSLRTGLGPDDEPFLEQALADRSRNVRATAAELLSALPGSSLAGRMAVRAAACVAVDHTGDGPRLVVEAPHECDASMERDGVVAKAPTGRGERSWWLGQLVEAAPLATWPARLGGRTPRKILALPVADDWRSELHAAWCRAAVRQRDAEWARALLGTPSSPEAGGPGAVSLAERAQLLGTLSARERAEWVAGFIAAHGLSEAFQLLGVCAVPWAAPLGRAVVDALNIARDAGSYPWSFSGVMGLAERCLDPSEASRLDALLAAPEEAEDASPGAGGYWAEAFQRLVTTLRLRAAMAEELGPGPADDCGPEGDGGPDGACGPSGA, encoded by the coding sequence GTGACCAGGACCTCCGCTCCCGCGCAAGCGCCCGCACCGGGCGTCTGGGAGGAGCTTGTGACCGCCGCGCTGCTCGGCACGGAGCGGCGTACGCCACCCGGCATCGCCCCTGGTCCGCAGGCACCGGCGGCGCTGCTGGACGCGGCGGCGGTGGAGACCGTACGGCGGCGTGCCGGGCTGCGACCCGCGCGGGCGGCCGAGCGTCCAAAACCGGCGCCCGAGGACCCGCGTCCCGCACTGCCCGCGGCGGCGGCGCGCAGGCTCGCGATGCTGCTGGCCGACCGCTCCGCCGCAGCGGGCGGCGGACGCAGGGGGACCGCACCGGATCTGATGGAGCTGCTGCCCCAGTGGCTGGCCATGGCCAACGCCCGTGGTTTCGCGGCGCCCCCGCAGGCGCTGCCCGCGCTGCTCGACGCGGCGCGGGGCCGGACGGATCTGCGGCCGGCGGCGCTGGCGTTCGCGGGCCCGCGCGCCCTGTGGCTCGCGCGGCTCAACCCGGACTGGCGGTTCGTGCTGCGCTCGGCACCGGGCGGCGACGCGGCGCTGCCACGGCCGGAGGAGACGGACCGGGTGCGGCGGCTGTGGCAGGAGGGCCTGTTCGCGGAGCGGGTCGCCCTGCTGGCGGCCATACGCGCGCAGGACCCGGCGGCGGCCCGCGACCTGCTGTCCGGCACCTGGCCGGCGGAACGCGCCGAGGACCGGCTGATGTTCCTCGACTCGCTGCGCACCGGACTCGGCCCGGACGACGAGCCCTTCCTGGAACAGGCGCTCGCCGACCGCAGCCGCAACGTCCGGGCGACGGCGGCGGAACTGCTGTCCGCGCTGCCGGGCTCCTCGCTCGCCGGGCGGATGGCGGTCCGCGCGGCGGCCTGCGTCGCCGTCGACCACACCGGGGACGGTCCGCGCCTGGTCGTCGAGGCCCCGCACGAGTGCGACGCGAGCATGGAGCGCGACGGTGTGGTCGCCAAGGCACCCACGGGACGGGGTGAACGGTCATGGTGGCTCGGGCAGTTGGTGGAAGCGGCGCCGCTCGCGACCTGGCCGGCGCGGCTGGGCGGCCGGACACCGCGAAAGATCCTGGCGCTGCCGGTGGCCGACGACTGGCGCAGCGAGCTGCACGCGGCCTGGTGCCGGGCGGCGGTGCGGCAGCGGGACGCCGAGTGGGCGCGGGCGCTCCTCGGTACGCCGTCCTCACCCGAGGCGGGCGGCCCGGGGGCGGTGTCCCTGGCCGAGCGCGCCCAGCTGCTGGGCACGCTGAGCGCGCGCGAACGGGCCGAATGGGTGGCCGGGTTCATCGCGGCACACGGTCTGTCGGAGGCGTTCCAGCTGCTCGGCGTGTGTGCGGTGCCGTGGGCCGCGCCGCTGGGGCGGGCTGTGGTCGACGCGCTCAACATCGCCCGGGACGCGGGCAGTTACCCGTGGAGTTTCAGCGGGGTGATGGGGCTGGCCGAGCGCTGCCTGGACCCGTCCGAGGCGAGCCGCCTCGACGCTCTCCTGGCCGCACCGGAGGAAGCGGAGGATGCCTCGCCGGGGGCGGGCGGGTACTGGGCCGAGGCGTTCCAGCGGCTGGTGACCACACTGCGGCTACGGGCCGCGATGGCCGAGGAGCTGGGCCCGGGGCCGGCCGACGACTGCGGCCCGGAAGGAGACGGCGGCCCGGACGGCGCCTGCGGCCCGAGCGGTGCCTGA
- a CDS encoding NlpC/P60 family protein, with the protein MASHRKSRPTPRVAGIRTPALATAALTSVALLSQTADAAPSADEKPSLEEVEKKVDELYRQAESATEKYNAAKEKTAKQRKRVDTLLDDVAQRAQKLNEAREELGSYASAQYRTGAAAPGVATLLLADSPQDYFDRTHLMDRLTSRQKESVDDYFAQQSETMKKRQEAAESLQELTESQAGLKTAKATVQKKLATAREMLSRLTAEEKARLAAIEQREREEAARKAAELARQQAEEQRLQEQEEREAVPAPREETGGASSSPAAGTGETSVPAAGATYTAKAEKAIAFARAQIGKPYVWGATGPGSYDCSGLTQAAWKAAGVALPRTTYDQVNAGTTVPLSAALPGDLVFFYDDVTHVGVYIGNGMMIHAPKPGTYVREESVYYDGESSIHSVVRPA; encoded by the coding sequence TTGGCGTCGCACCGCAAGTCCCGTCCCACCCCGCGCGTGGCCGGCATACGCACCCCCGCCCTCGCCACCGCGGCCCTCACCTCCGTGGCCCTGCTGTCGCAGACCGCCGACGCCGCACCGTCCGCCGACGAGAAGCCGAGCCTGGAGGAGGTCGAGAAGAAGGTCGACGAGCTCTACCGCCAGGCGGAGTCGGCGACCGAGAAGTACAACGCGGCCAAGGAGAAGACCGCGAAGCAGCGCAAGCGGGTCGACACCCTCCTGGACGACGTCGCCCAGCGGGCGCAGAAGCTCAACGAGGCCCGCGAGGAGCTGGGCTCCTACGCCTCGGCCCAGTACCGCACCGGCGCCGCCGCGCCCGGCGTCGCGACCCTGCTGCTCGCGGACTCCCCGCAGGACTACTTCGACCGCACCCACCTCATGGACCGGCTCACCAGCCGGCAGAAGGAATCGGTCGACGACTACTTCGCCCAGCAGTCCGAGACGATGAAGAAGCGCCAGGAGGCCGCCGAGAGCCTCCAGGAGCTCACCGAGTCACAGGCCGGCCTGAAGACGGCCAAGGCCACCGTCCAGAAGAAACTCGCCACCGCGCGGGAGATGCTTTCGCGGCTGACCGCCGAGGAGAAGGCCCGGCTCGCCGCGATCGAGCAGCGCGAGCGGGAGGAGGCGGCGCGCAAGGCCGCGGAGCTGGCCCGGCAGCAGGCGGAGGAGCAGCGGCTGCAGGAGCAGGAGGAGCGGGAGGCGGTGCCGGCCCCGCGAGAGGAGACGGGCGGCGCCTCGTCCTCCCCTGCCGCCGGCACCGGCGAGACCTCCGTCCCGGCCGCCGGCGCGACGTACACCGCCAAGGCCGAGAAGGCGATCGCCTTCGCCCGCGCCCAGATCGGCAAGCCGTACGTCTGGGGCGCCACCGGTCCGGGCTCCTACGACTGCTCCGGCCTCACCCAGGCCGCGTGGAAGGCCGCCGGCGTCGCCCTGCCGCGCACCACCTACGACCAGGTGAACGCCGGCACCACGGTCCCCCTGTCCGCCGCCCTCCCCGGTGACCTCGTCTTCTTCTACGACGACGTCACCCACGTCGGCGTCTACATCGGCAACGGGATGATGATCCACGCGCCGAAGCCCGGGACGTACGTGCGGGAGGAGTCGGTGTACTACGACGGCGAGTCGTCGATCCACAGCGTGGTGCGGCCGGCCTGA
- a CDS encoding cobalamin B12-binding domain-containing protein, translating to MGVAAGPIRVVVAKPGLDGHDRGAKVIARALRDAGMEVIYTGLHQTPEQIVDTAIQEDADAIGLSILSGAHNTLFAAVIDLLKERDAADILVFGGGIIPEDDIPPLKEKGVAEIFTPGATTASIVEWVRANVRQPAGA from the coding sequence ATGGGTGTGGCAGCCGGTCCGATCCGCGTGGTGGTCGCCAAGCCGGGGCTCGACGGCCACGATCGGGGAGCCAAGGTGATCGCGCGGGCGCTGCGCGACGCCGGTATGGAGGTCATCTACACCGGGCTCCACCAGACCCCCGAGCAGATCGTCGACACCGCGATCCAGGAGGACGCCGACGCGATCGGCCTGTCCATCCTGTCCGGCGCGCACAACACGCTGTTCGCGGCGGTGATCGACCTGCTCAAGGAGCGCGACGCGGCGGACATCCTGGTCTTCGGCGGGGGGATCATCCCCGAGGACGACATCCCGCCGCTGAAGGAGAAGGGCGTCGCGGAGATCTTCACGCCCGGTGCGACGACCGCGTCGATCGTGGAGTGGGTGCGCGCCAACGTGCGGCAGCCGGCCGGGGCGTAG
- the pcrA gene encoding DNA helicase PcrA: MSSLFDDSFLADLQAPRGHEEEPPPPPEGDHVPESIPDDLFGGKFDVPPDRWGSPHSGGAESGGGYYRDGAPRPVVDSAALLEGLNDNQRAAVVHSGSPLLIVAGAGSGKTRVLTHRIAYLLAERGVHPGQILAITFTNKAAGEMKERVEQLVGPRANAMWVMTFHSACVRILRRESKRLGFTSSFSIYDAADSKRLMALVCRDLDLDPKRFPPKSFSAKISNLKNELIDEEDFAAQASDGFEKTLAQAYALYQSRLREANALDFDDLIMTTVNLLRAFPDVAEHYRRRFRHVLVDEYQDTNHAQYALVRELVGTFEHPVDVPPEAEVPPAELCVVGDADQSIYAFRGATIRNILQFEEDYPDATTILLEQNYRSTQTILSAANAVIERNESRRPKNLWTNAGQGARITGYVADTEHDEAQFVADEIDRLTDAGEAKAGDVAVFYRTNAQSRVFEEVFIRVGLPYKVVGGVRFYERKEVRDVLAYLRVLANPEDSVPLRRILNVPKRGIGERAEAMIDALSQREKISFPQALKRVDEAYGMAARSTNAVKRFNALMEELRTIVESGAGPATVLEAVLERTGYLAELQASTDPQDETRIENLQELAAVALEFEQERGEGETGTLADFLEQVALVADSDQIPDEEDGDGVITLMTLHTAKGLEFPVVFLTGMEDGVFPHMRALGQTKELEEERRLAYVGITRARERLYLTRSAMRSAWGQPQYNPPSRFLEEIPAAYVDWKRTGAVAAPAGPVSGVAASLSSSRSRSSASGASGFATRRTAEKPAVSLAVGDRVTHDQFGLGTVVGVKGTGANAEATIDFGDAKPKRLLLRYAPVEKL, from the coding sequence ATGAGCAGCCTCTTTGACGACAGCTTCCTGGCGGACCTCCAGGCCCCTCGCGGGCACGAGGAGGAACCCCCGCCGCCGCCCGAGGGCGATCACGTTCCGGAGTCGATCCCGGACGATCTGTTCGGCGGGAAGTTCGACGTGCCGCCGGACCGGTGGGGCTCCCCCCACTCGGGCGGGGCCGAGAGCGGGGGAGGCTACTACCGGGACGGCGCCCCCCGCCCGGTGGTCGACTCGGCCGCCCTCCTGGAAGGGCTGAACGACAACCAGCGCGCCGCCGTCGTCCACTCCGGCTCCCCCCTGCTCATCGTGGCCGGCGCCGGCTCCGGCAAGACCCGCGTGCTCACCCACCGCATCGCCTACCTGCTGGCCGAGCGGGGCGTGCACCCGGGCCAGATCCTCGCGATCACCTTCACCAACAAGGCCGCGGGCGAGATGAAGGAGCGCGTGGAGCAGCTGGTGGGCCCGCGCGCGAACGCGATGTGGGTGATGACCTTCCACAGCGCGTGCGTGCGCATCCTGCGCCGCGAGTCCAAGAGGCTCGGCTTCACCTCGTCGTTCTCGATCTACGACGCCGCCGACTCCAAGCGCCTGATGGCCCTGGTCTGCCGCGACCTGGACCTGGACCCCAAGCGCTTCCCGCCCAAGTCCTTCAGCGCCAAGATCAGCAACCTGAAGAACGAGCTGATCGACGAGGAGGACTTCGCCGCGCAGGCCTCCGACGGCTTCGAGAAGACCCTCGCGCAGGCCTACGCCCTCTACCAGTCGCGGCTGCGCGAGGCGAACGCCCTCGACTTCGACGACCTGATCATGACGACGGTCAACCTGCTGCGCGCCTTCCCCGACGTGGCCGAGCACTACCGCCGCCGCTTCCGCCACGTCCTGGTCGACGAGTACCAGGACACCAACCACGCGCAGTACGCCCTGGTCCGCGAGCTCGTCGGCACCTTCGAGCACCCGGTGGACGTGCCGCCCGAGGCCGAGGTGCCGCCCGCCGAGCTGTGCGTGGTCGGTGACGCCGACCAGTCGATCTACGCCTTCCGCGGCGCGACGATTCGCAACATCCTCCAGTTCGAGGAGGACTACCCGGACGCGACGACGATCCTGCTGGAGCAGAACTACCGCTCCACCCAGACGATCCTGTCCGCCGCCAACGCGGTCATCGAGCGCAACGAGTCCCGTCGCCCGAAGAACCTGTGGACCAACGCCGGCCAGGGCGCCCGCATCACCGGGTACGTCGCGGACACCGAGCACGACGAGGCCCAGTTCGTCGCCGACGAGATAGACCGCCTCACGGACGCGGGCGAGGCGAAGGCCGGCGACGTCGCCGTGTTCTACCGCACCAACGCCCAGTCCCGTGTCTTCGAAGAGGTCTTCATCCGCGTCGGCCTGCCCTACAAGGTCGTCGGCGGCGTCCGCTTCTACGAGCGCAAGGAGGTCCGGGACGTCCTGGCCTACCTGCGCGTCCTCGCCAACCCCGAGGACTCGGTCCCGCTGCGCCGCATTCTGAACGTGCCCAAGCGCGGCATCGGGGAGCGCGCGGAAGCGATGATCGACGCGCTCTCCCAGCGCGAGAAGATCAGCTTCCCGCAGGCGCTCAAGCGCGTCGACGAGGCGTACGGCATGGCCGCGCGGTCCACCAACGCGGTCAAGCGGTTCAACGCGCTGATGGAGGAGCTGCGCACCATCGTCGAGTCCGGCGCCGGACCGGCGACCGTCCTGGAAGCGGTGCTCGAACGCACCGGCTATCTCGCCGAGTTGCAGGCCTCCACCGACCCGCAGGACGAGACCCGCATCGAGAACCTCCAGGAACTGGCCGCCGTCGCCCTGGAGTTCGAACAGGAACGCGGCGAGGGGGAGACCGGCACGCTGGCCGACTTCCTGGAGCAGGTCGCGCTGGTCGCCGACTCCGACCAGATCCCCGACGAGGAGGACGGCGACGGCGTCATCACGCTGATGACCCTGCACACCGCCAAGGGCCTGGAGTTCCCGGTCGTCTTCCTCACCGGCATGGAGGACGGCGTCTTCCCGCACATGCGCGCCCTCGGCCAGACCAAGGAGCTGGAGGAGGAGCGCCGCCTGGCGTACGTCGGCATCACGCGCGCGCGGGAGCGGCTGTATCTCACCCGGTCCGCCATGCGCAGCGCCTGGGGACAGCCGCAGTACAACCCGCCGTCCCGCTTCCTGGAGGAGATCCCCGCGGCGTACGTCGACTGGAAGCGCACGGGCGCCGTCGCCGCCCCGGCGGGACCGGTCTCGGGCGTGGCGGCCTCGCTGTCGTCGTCCCGTTCGCGCTCCTCGGCGTCCGGCGCCTCCGGGTTCGCCACCCGCCGGACCGCGGAGAAGCCGGCGGTGTCCCTGGCCGTCGGCGACCGCGTCACCCACGACCAGTTCGGGCTCGGCACCGTCGTCGGGGTCAAGGGCACGGGCGCCAACGCCGAGGCGACGATCGACTTCGGCGACGCCAAGCCGAAGCGGCTGCTGCTGCGGTACGCGCCGGTCGAGAAGCTGTAG